TCGACCACGCCGCCGGCGGTGCTCAGCTTGTCGAGCGCGATCTCCAGGAATGCCGGGTTGACGCCGCTGACCAGCACGTCGCCGCGGGTCATCGCGGCGCCGAACGCCCACGTGCCGGCCACGATGCGGTCGCCGACGGTGGCGTGCCGCACCGGGGAGAGCGACTCGACGCCCTCGATCCGCAGGGTCGAGGTGCCGACGCCGTCGATTCGGGCGCCCATCGCGATCAGCATCTCGCAGATGTCGACGATCTCCGGTTCGCGCGCGGCGTTGTCGATCTCGGTGCTGCCCTTGGCCAGGACGGCGGCCATGACCAGGTTCTCGGTCGCGCCGACGCTGGGGAAGTCGAGCCAGATCGTGGCGCCCTGGAGGCCCTGTGGCGCCGAGGCGATCACGAAGCCGTGCTCGCCGGATATCTCGGCGCCCATCCGGGCCAGGCCGGCAACGTGCATGTCGAGCCCGCGGGAGCCGATCGCGTCGCCGCCGGGGTGGGCGACCCGCACGTAGCCGCGGCGGGCCAGCAGCGGTCCGAGCACCGCGATCGAGGCGCGCAGCCGGCGGACCAGGTCGTAGTCGGCCTCGGTGCCCGGTTCGTCGGGCACGTCGATGGTCACCACGACCGACGGTGGCGGCCCCTCGCGTCCCTCGGGCACCGCGTCGGGGGTGATCTCCACCTGGCAGCCGAGCCGGCGGAGCACCTCCGCCATGATCGCGATGTCGGTGATCCGCGGCACGTTGGTGATCTCACTTCGCCCCGGCGCGAGTAGCGCCGCGGCCATCAGCTTGAGCGCGGAGTTCTTGGCGCCGACTACGGCGACCTCGCCGGCCAGTCGCGCGCCGCCTTCGACCCGGATCAGATCCACGTCGGCAATGGTAGGAGTGACCGCCGGTGCACCGGCCTCGAGGTCGTTCCGTGGGGGCGTCCGTAGGCTGTTTGTCATGGCCGTCCACCTCACCCGCATCTACACGAAGGCCGGCGACACCGGCTCGACCCGACTGGTCAACAACGAAGAGGTACCCAAGACCCATCCGCGCATCACCGCGTACGCCGATGTCGACGAATGCAATGCGGCACTCGGTGTGGCGCTCGCGCTCGGCAACCTCGACGCCGAGGTGCGCGAGGTGCTGGCCCAGATCCAGAACGACCTGTTCGACGTCGGAGCAGACCTGGGCAACCCGGTGGAACCAGAGCCGGCATACCCGCCACTGCGGGTGACCGAGGAGTACGTGGAGCGGTTGGAGGGCTGGTGTGACGAGTTCATTGAGCGGCAGTCCAAGCTCGACTCCTTCGTCCTCCCGGGCGGCACCGCGGGAGCCGCGCTGCTGCACGTAGCGCGCACGGTCGCCCGCCGCGCGGAACGCGCTGCCTGGTCGCTGATCGCGGAGGATCCCGACCGAACCAACACGCTCCCGGCAAAGTATCTCAACCGGCTCTCGGACTTGCTGTTCATCCTGTCAAGAACGGCCAATCCCGACGGCGATGTGCTGTGGGTTCCTGGGGGCGGGCACAAGCGAGGGTAACAATGGCGGGTCAGCCGTCGCGCTTGGTCGTCCATTTGAACGTCGTGATGCACAGGACGAGGCCGATGACGCACCAGGCGCCGAGCACGAGGGCGACCTTGCCGAGTTCCCAGGAGTGGGCCGCCTCGGTGACGGCGAAGGAGTCGGGGAGGAAGACCGAGCGCAGCCCCTGGCACATCCACTTGAGCGGGAAGATCGCGGCGATCTGCTGCATCGGGGTCGGCAGGTCGGTGAAGACGAAGAAGACGCCCGAGATGAACTGGAGGATCAGCGCCACCGGGGTGACCACCGCCGGCGCGCTGCGGGCGGTGCGGGCCACCGACGAGAAGGCGATGCCGCACAGCGTGCAGGCGGAGATGCCGAGCAGCGAAACCCACAGGAAGGTCAGCCAGCGGGCGCCCGTAGCGGGCAGGTCCAGGTCGAAGAAGAGCGTCGAGACCGCGAGCAGGATCGCCGTCTCGGCGATGCCGACGATCAGGACCATGATCACCTTGCCGGCGAAGTAGACCCAGCCCGGCATCGGCGTGCCGCGCAGGCGCTTGAGGACGCCGCGGTCGCGCTCGGCCGGGATCTGGATCGCCAGGCTCTGGAAACCGACCGACAGCAGGCCGGTCGCGATCATGCCGGTGATGAAGTATTGGGTGAACTTGACCCCGCCGCCGATCTCGCCACCGAAGATCGAAGCGAAGATCACGATCATGATGACCGGGAAGGCCATCGTGA
This genomic interval from Asanoa ferruginea contains the following:
- a CDS encoding cob(I)yrinic acid a,c-diamide adenosyltransferase, whose amino-acid sequence is MAVHLTRIYTKAGDTGSTRLVNNEEVPKTHPRITAYADVDECNAALGVALALGNLDAEVREVLAQIQNDLFDVGADLGNPVEPEPAYPPLRVTEEYVERLEGWCDEFIERQSKLDSFVLPGGTAGAALLHVARTVARRAERAAWSLIAEDPDRTNTLPAKYLNRLSDLLFILSRTANPDGDVLWVPGGGHKRG
- the murA gene encoding UDP-N-acetylglucosamine 1-carboxyvinyltransferase — encoded protein: MTNSLRTPPRNDLEAGAPAVTPTIADVDLIRVEGGARLAGEVAVVGAKNSALKLMAAALLAPGRSEITNVPRITDIAIMAEVLRRLGCQVEITPDAVPEGREGPPPSVVVTIDVPDEPGTEADYDLVRRLRASIAVLGPLLARRGYVRVAHPGGDAIGSRGLDMHVAGLARMGAEISGEHGFVIASAPQGLQGATIWLDFPSVGATENLVMAAVLAKGSTEIDNAAREPEIVDICEMLIAMGARIDGVGTSTLRIEGVESLSPVRHATVGDRIVAGTWAFGAAMTRGDVLVSGVNPAFLEIALDKLSTAGGVVETHDTAFRVRMDDRPRAVDIVTLPFPGFATDLLPMAIGLAAVSDGASLVTENIFDGRFMFINEMARLGADIKTDGHHAVVRGRERLSSAPVRATDIRAGAGLVIAALCSDGVTEISHVHHIDRGYPDFVGDLAALGVVVKRVAAPEDPQFSF
- a CDS encoding ABC transporter permease, which codes for MTAVTQAPPAPGPLKLGLRQGGLEVRQFSRSREAVVFTMAFPVIMIVIFASIFGGEIGGGVKFTQYFITGMIATGLLSVGFQSLAIQIPAERDRGVLKRLRGTPMPGWVYFAGKVIMVLIVGIAETAILLAVSTLFFDLDLPATGARWLTFLWVSLLGISACTLCGIAFSSVARTARSAPAVVTPVALILQFISGVFFVFTDLPTPMQQIAAIFPLKWMCQGLRSVFLPDSFAVTEAAHSWELGKVALVLGAWCVIGLVLCITTFKWTTKRDG